From the genome of Streptomyces sp. NBC_01341, one region includes:
- a CDS encoding polyprenyl synthetase, which translates to MTQDARRHLGPDRQAVLLMAGLADLAVTTLGSALGSVRGLLRRSDASELAAEAERELLARGRLMLERHTVLPPAHLEVLAREALARRAADGR; encoded by the coding sequence ATGACGCAGGACGCGAGAAGACACCTGGGACCCGACAGGCAGGCGGTCCTTCTGATGGCGGGCCTGGCGGATCTGGCGGTGACCACGCTGGGCTCGGCCCTGGGCTCGGTGCGAGGACTGCTCCGCCGGTCGGACGCCTCGGAACTGGCCGCCGAAGCGGAGCGGGAACTGCTGGCGCGGGGCCGGCTGATGCTGGAGCGGCACACCGTCCTGCCGCCCGCACACCTGGAGGTCCTCGCCAGGGAAGCACTGGCTCGGCGGGCTGCCGATGGCAGGTGA
- a CDS encoding FAD-dependent oxidoreductase: MSTHVPLAIIGAGLGGLTAARVLYANGIEAAVFDLEASADARTQGGMLDIHEENGQKALHAAGLFEGFREIIHEGGEAMRLLGPDGTVHIDEGGEESRGRPEVDRGDLRELLLNSLPDGMIRWGRKVTGTRALGGAQHEVTFADGSSVTTGLLIGADGAWSRVRPLLSDAEPAYAGISFVETDLLDADVRHPRSAGIIGAGSFFCLGDRRALLAHRETDGSLHVYTALRVDEDWLDTVDFGDTAVAKASVLTQFEGWDDGLRALVADADGALIPRRIHALPIGHRWDRVPGVTLLGDAAHLMSPFAGEGANLAMFDGAELGLAIAALPGDIEAALASYEEALFPRSEAAATESAAGLETMFGDDGLERMTGFFTAGPGDAQGRSPGPHSSSCLRHGAERPGCGQQFGTPGSHASATSMKMLETYPP, from the coding sequence ATGAGTACCCACGTCCCCCTTGCGATCATCGGGGCGGGCCTGGGCGGTCTGACCGCTGCCCGGGTCCTGTACGCCAACGGCATCGAGGCGGCCGTGTTCGACCTGGAGGCGTCGGCTGACGCCCGCACCCAGGGCGGCATGCTCGACATCCACGAGGAGAACGGCCAGAAGGCACTGCATGCCGCCGGACTCTTCGAGGGGTTCCGCGAGATCATCCACGAGGGCGGTGAGGCGATGCGGCTACTCGGCCCGGACGGCACCGTCCACATCGACGAGGGCGGCGAGGAGAGCCGCGGACGGCCCGAGGTGGACCGGGGAGACCTGCGTGAACTGCTGCTGAACTCCCTTCCGGACGGCATGATCCGCTGGGGCAGGAAGGTGACCGGAACCCGCGCCCTGGGCGGCGCACAGCACGAAGTGACCTTCGCCGACGGCTCCTCCGTCACCACCGGCCTCCTTATCGGTGCCGACGGCGCATGGTCGAGGGTCCGGCCGCTCCTCTCGGACGCCGAGCCCGCCTATGCCGGCATCTCCTTCGTGGAGACCGACCTCCTGGACGCGGACGTACGTCACCCGCGCAGCGCCGGGATCATCGGCGCCGGATCCTTCTTCTGCCTCGGCGACAGGCGCGCCCTCCTCGCCCACCGGGAGACCGACGGAAGCCTGCACGTCTACACCGCGCTCCGGGTCGACGAGGACTGGCTCGACACTGTCGACTTCGGAGACACCGCCGTCGCCAAGGCGTCGGTACTCACCCAGTTCGAGGGATGGGACGACGGCCTGCGCGCACTGGTCGCGGACGCCGACGGCGCGCTGATCCCCCGGCGTATCCACGCCCTGCCGATCGGCCACCGCTGGGACCGCGTCCCGGGCGTGACCCTGCTCGGCGACGCCGCTCACCTGATGTCCCCGTTCGCGGGGGAGGGGGCCAACCTCGCCATGTTCGACGGAGCCGAACTCGGGCTGGCGATCGCCGCCCTTCCCGGCGACATCGAAGCCGCGCTGGCTTCCTACGAGGAAGCGCTCTTCCCGCGCAGTGAGGCAGCGGCCACCGAGTCCGCCGCCGGCCTGGAGACCATGTTCGGCGACGACGGCCTGGAGCGCATGACCGGGTTCTTCACCGCCGGACCTGGCGACGCACAGGGCCGTTCGCCAGGTCCGCACAGCTCGTCATGCCTGCGACACGGGGCAGAACGCCCCGGTTGCGGTCAGCAGTTCGGGACGCCCGGCAGCCATGCCTCGGCCACGTCGATGAAGATGTTGGAGACGTATCCGCCGTAG
- a CDS encoding zinc-binding alcohol dehydrogenase family protein, translated as MSPAEDTTMRAVVYRKSLPVQDHESLLDAELPVPRPGPHDLLVEVEAVAVNPVDYKVRQNSDPGGEAKVLGWDAAGTVVAVGEAVERFRVGDDVFYAGAIDRPGSNAQYQVVDERIVGRKPATLSFTEAAALPLTSLTAWEGLFERLGLREGAMEQRGALLVTAAAGGVGAMVAQLARALTSLTVVGTASRPDSADFARRMGVNHVVDHHRPLPGQLAEVVPDGVDYVFSTAGTDRNLAAYAEVLNPHGQIVAIDDFGAVEIGVLKSKSISFHWELMFTRSLYRTPDLVTQHHILTQIARLVDAGILATTATTDLGTINAAHLREAHGVLESGKAIGKITLTGF; from the coding sequence ATGAGCCCAGCAGAAGACACGACGATGCGCGCGGTCGTGTACCGCAAGAGCCTGCCCGTCCAGGACCACGAGAGCCTGCTGGATGCCGAATTGCCGGTCCCCCGCCCCGGCCCGCACGACCTCCTGGTCGAGGTCGAAGCGGTCGCAGTCAACCCGGTGGACTACAAGGTGCGGCAGAACAGCGACCCCGGCGGGGAGGCGAAGGTCCTGGGCTGGGACGCGGCGGGCACCGTGGTGGCGGTGGGCGAGGCGGTGGAACGCTTCCGGGTCGGCGACGACGTGTTCTACGCGGGAGCCATCGACCGTCCCGGCTCGAACGCCCAGTACCAGGTGGTCGACGAGCGGATCGTGGGTCGCAAGCCCGCCACCCTGTCCTTCACGGAGGCGGCGGCGCTGCCGCTGACCTCGCTCACCGCCTGGGAGGGCCTGTTCGAGCGCTTGGGCTTGCGCGAGGGGGCCATGGAGCAGCGCGGCGCGCTCCTGGTGACCGCGGCGGCGGGTGGTGTCGGTGCCATGGTCGCGCAGCTGGCACGGGCCCTCACCAGCCTGACGGTCGTCGGCACCGCTTCGCGTCCCGACAGCGCCGACTTCGCCCGCCGGATGGGCGTGAACCACGTGGTCGACCATCACCGCCCGCTGCCCGGCCAGTTGGCGGAGGTGGTCCCGGACGGAGTGGACTACGTCTTCAGCACGGCGGGCACCGACCGCAACCTTGCCGCGTACGCCGAGGTGCTGAATCCGCACGGACAGATCGTCGCGATCGACGACTTCGGTGCCGTGGAGATCGGTGTGCTGAAGTCGAAGAGCATCTCCTTCCACTGGGAGCTGATGTTCACCCGCTCGTTGTACCGGACCCCGGACCTGGTGACGCAGCACCACATCCTCACGCAGATCGCCCGGCTCGTGGACGCGGGCATCCTCGCCACCACGGCCACGACCGATCTGGGGACCATCAACGCCGCTCACCTGCGTGAGGCCCACGGTGTCCTCGAATCCGGAAAGGCCATCGGCAAGATCACGCTCACCGGCTTCTGA
- a CDS encoding M23 family metallopeptidase: protein MRFLRRLPALLAVALLAMAGMSAVPAQAAESGATAAPVFKAPFPCGQRWTYSHHSAEVRRALDFVRSDGGATAGTPVLASAAGTATRYSQPSGAGNYIAIDHGGGWTTYYFHLSAYSVPSGASVAQGQQIGVTGSTGNSSGAHIHYEQLLNGVGQNIVINGAGLSYPGSYNQAYLTSDNGCGGSGYPFNTWGSGVNVRADARVSAPVVTTLAGPTAVRVLCQKQGDTVNAEGYSNNWWSKLRDQNGFISNIYIDHPAAQLPGVPLC from the coding sequence GTGAGGTTCCTCAGACGTCTTCCGGCTCTGCTCGCTGTGGCACTCCTGGCGATGGCCGGAATGTCGGCCGTCCCGGCCCAGGCCGCCGAGTCGGGCGCGACGGCCGCGCCCGTCTTCAAGGCGCCCTTCCCGTGCGGTCAGCGCTGGACGTACAGCCACCACTCGGCCGAGGTGCGCCGGGCACTGGACTTCGTGCGCTCCGACGGCGGCGCCACGGCCGGCACACCGGTGCTGGCCTCGGCCGCCGGAACGGCCACTCGGTACTCACAGCCGAGTGGCGCCGGAAACTACATAGCCATCGACCACGGCGGCGGCTGGACGACGTACTACTTCCACCTCTCCGCCTACTCCGTGCCGAGCGGCGCGTCCGTCGCCCAGGGGCAGCAGATCGGTGTCACGGGCAGCACGGGCAACTCCTCCGGGGCGCACATCCACTACGAGCAGCTCCTGAACGGCGTGGGCCAGAACATCGTCATCAACGGCGCGGGCCTGTCCTACCCCGGCAGCTACAACCAGGCGTACCTGACCAGCGACAACGGCTGCGGTGGCAGCGGCTATCCGTTCAACACCTGGGGCAGCGGAGTCAACGTCCGCGCCGACGCCCGTGTGAGCGCTCCCGTCGTCACGACGCTCGCCGGTCCCACAGCCGTGCGGGTCCTGTGCCAGAAGCAGGGCGACACCGTCAATGCCGAGGGATACAGCAACAACTGGTGGAGCAAGCTGCGCGATCAGAACGGTTTCATCAGCAACATCTACATCGACCACCCTGCCGCGCAACTGCCCGGGGTGCCGCTCTGCTGA
- a CDS encoding TetR/AcrR family transcriptional regulator, with protein MTVRREPTSRRERPAKPALSRPGIVDTAVRIMRAEGLDKVTMRRLAQELDTGPASLYVYVSSTAELHAAVLDALLGEVDLAAEGAEGDWREQLVAVLTSYTMVLFQHPQLARSALVARPSGKNYLRLLNRVLDLLSRSGAAVEQVAWGVDKLLQTATATAAEHSARRGDPSAQEDWDALTGALRTVDASTHPAVRAHMPALITGAGGRLRWGFDVLINGITVTPVPRTDS; from the coding sequence GTGACTGTGAGAAGAGAGCCGACGAGCCGCCGGGAGCGTCCTGCCAAGCCGGCCCTGTCCCGGCCGGGAATCGTGGACACCGCCGTACGGATCATGCGTGCCGAGGGGCTGGACAAGGTCACCATGCGCCGGCTCGCGCAGGAGCTGGACACGGGTCCGGCTTCGCTCTACGTCTACGTGTCCAGCACCGCCGAACTGCACGCGGCCGTGCTCGACGCGCTGCTCGGTGAGGTCGACCTGGCCGCCGAGGGCGCCGAGGGCGACTGGCGCGAGCAACTGGTGGCGGTGCTGACGTCCTACACGATGGTGCTGTTCCAGCATCCGCAGCTCGCCCGCTCTGCCCTCGTGGCCCGGCCCAGCGGCAAGAACTACCTTCGCCTGTTGAACCGCGTCCTGGACCTGCTCTCGCGCAGCGGGGCCGCCGTGGAGCAGGTCGCGTGGGGGGTCGACAAGCTGCTCCAGACGGCTACCGCCACCGCCGCCGAGCACTCGGCCAGGAGGGGCGATCCGTCCGCCCAGGAGGACTGGGACGCGCTCACGGGCGCCTTGCGCACCGTGGACGCGAGCACGCACCCGGCCGTGCGGGCCCACATGCCCGCTCTCATCACCGGCGCGGGCGGGCGGTTGAGGTGGGGTTTCGACGTCCTGATCAACGGCATCACCGTCACTCCGGTGCCCCGCACCGACTCCTGA
- a CDS encoding polyprenyl synthetase family protein gives MAGDLWDPAAFKARVDDVLQRFVAGEADRFASIDPALHPVAEQLEATVAQGKRLRAAFCYWGWRAVGQPDDDALVRAAASMELVHAAAVVHDDLIDESPLRHGRPTAHIALRGAVRGRRRAAAAARSLAMLVGDLLMELAGQLFTTSGLPAAYLGRARPLWSALARELIAGECLEILRTGSDPDTRGSLKVIRYKTAKYTVEQPLLIGGVLAGAGERLREGYSAYGLPLGEAFQLRDDLLGVFGSTAHTGKACADDLRGHRPTALLAETWRAAGEDERRQLRSLLGRRDLDEEGMHTVRAMMRRLEAPDRIEEMIKVRIEEALAALHELDVPRPAATALTALAHSVTTRLS, from the coding sequence ATGGCAGGTGACCTGTGGGATCCGGCCGCGTTCAAAGCGCGCGTGGACGACGTACTGCAGCGGTTCGTCGCCGGGGAGGCGGACAGGTTCGCCTCGATCGATCCGGCTCTGCACCCGGTGGCCGAACAGCTGGAGGCGACAGTCGCGCAGGGGAAGCGGCTGCGGGCGGCGTTCTGCTATTGGGGCTGGCGAGCGGTGGGGCAGCCGGACGACGACGCACTCGTGCGGGCGGCGGCATCGATGGAGCTGGTGCACGCCGCAGCGGTCGTCCACGACGACCTCATCGACGAAAGTCCGTTGCGGCACGGTCGGCCGACCGCGCACATCGCCCTGCGCGGGGCCGTACGCGGCCGACGGCGCGCCGCCGCAGCCGCCAGGTCGCTCGCGATGCTGGTGGGGGATCTGTTGATGGAGCTCGCCGGGCAGCTGTTCACCACCAGTGGACTGCCCGCGGCGTACCTCGGCCGGGCCCGCCCGTTGTGGTCGGCGCTGGCCCGTGAACTGATCGCGGGTGAATGCCTGGAAATCCTGCGGACCGGATCGGATCCGGACACCCGGGGCTCGCTCAAGGTGATCCGGTACAAGACCGCCAAGTACACCGTCGAACAGCCCCTGTTGATCGGCGGCGTGCTGGCCGGGGCGGGTGAGCGACTGCGCGAGGGCTACTCGGCGTACGGGCTTCCCCTGGGCGAGGCGTTCCAGCTGCGGGACGACCTGCTCGGTGTGTTCGGCAGTACCGCCCACACCGGCAAGGCCTGCGCCGACGACCTGCGCGGTCACCGGCCGACGGCCCTGCTGGCGGAGACCTGGAGGGCCGCCGGCGAGGACGAGCGCCGACAGCTCCGCTCGCTCCTGGGCAGGCGGGATCTCGACGAGGAGGGCATGCACACCGTACGAGCGATGATGCGCCGCCTCGAGGCCCCCGACCGCATCGAGGAGATGATCAAAGTGCGGATCGAGGAAGCCCTCGCCGCACTGCACGAACTCGATGTGCCGCGCCCCGCGGCCACGGCCCTCACCGCCCTGGCGCACTCGGTGACGACCCGTCTGTCCTGA
- a CDS encoding helix-turn-helix domain-containing protein: MAHENGELDSLVRKRIRALRVAQGLSLEELAGRAHVSQSTLSRIENGQRRLALDQLVTLARALDTSLDQLVETAADDVVINPVIDGAHGQTRWPMRAEPGMSVVRQRLTEPPPDNPSRMRAHPGHEWLVVLSGTAVLMLGHRRVRVETNQAAEFPTMLPHAIGADGGPCEILGIFDRDARRGHQRDGRRDGSDRE, from the coding sequence ATGGCGCATGAGAACGGCGAACTGGACAGCCTCGTACGTAAACGCATCCGGGCGCTGCGCGTGGCACAGGGTCTGTCCCTGGAGGAACTGGCAGGACGGGCCCACGTCAGTCAGTCCACGCTCTCCCGCATCGAGAACGGACAGCGTCGCCTCGCACTCGATCAGCTGGTCACCCTCGCCCGGGCCCTCGACACGTCACTGGATCAACTGGTCGAGACGGCCGCGGACGACGTCGTCATCAATCCGGTGATCGACGGAGCCCACGGGCAGACGCGCTGGCCGATGAGAGCGGAGCCGGGCATGAGCGTCGTGCGTCAGCGGTTGACCGAGCCACCCCCCGACAACCCCTCCCGCATGCGGGCGCACCCGGGCCATGAGTGGCTCGTGGTGCTCTCCGGCACCGCGGTCCTCATGCTGGGCCATCGCCGTGTGCGGGTCGAGACGAATCAGGCCGCGGAGTTCCCCACCATGCTCCCCCACGCCATCGGCGCGGATGGCGGCCCCTGCGAGATCCTCGGGATCTTCGACCGCGACGCCCGGCGCGGCCACCAGCGTGACGGCCGCCGCGACGGTTCGGACCGGGAATGA
- a CDS encoding oxygenase MpaB family protein, producing the protein MTCTEESLDSLRRAGDELADATVAALFERGEVGKFNTLMRYVSTAGAPLPDGLPDVAREYLAATSAPPAWVDWEEMEKARLFFMDNNVHISTALSFASMPACYVVPHVARLLSATHGLKYPSKRMAETGQFTVYLMQPGAFEAGSRFIPAAQKVRLLHASIRHHLEREGRWDTDALGTPICQEDMIGGQMFFSLLVLDSLHRLGIHMSTEGAESYYYAWRVVGAMLGIDQDAVPGNTVEARRFLDLYMVRHMGPSAEGAHLTRQLIDLYEEVVPGTFFDPIVSSLIRYLVGDTCANWLEVPRTSWDTVVKAMPHVLGVLESVEDSSPLGAWALDRLGHLTTHLELSSLTRGRVMHYAIPEQLRKDYDVSDAVPRNSRWSPPPSTVS; encoded by the coding sequence ATGACCTGTACCGAAGAATCCCTGGACTCGCTGCGCCGGGCGGGGGACGAACTCGCCGACGCCACTGTCGCCGCGCTTTTCGAACGCGGGGAGGTCGGGAAGTTCAACACACTCATGCGTTACGTCTCCACCGCGGGAGCCCCCCTGCCGGACGGGCTGCCCGACGTCGCCCGGGAGTACCTCGCGGCCACGAGCGCGCCGCCGGCCTGGGTGGACTGGGAGGAGATGGAGAAGGCGCGCCTGTTCTTCATGGACAACAACGTGCACATCTCGACCGCCCTGTCCTTCGCCTCGATGCCGGCCTGCTACGTCGTCCCGCACGTGGCCAGGCTGCTGTCGGCCACCCACGGACTCAAGTACCCCTCCAAGCGGATGGCGGAGACGGGGCAGTTCACCGTCTACCTGATGCAACCGGGCGCCTTCGAGGCGGGCAGCCGGTTCATCCCGGCCGCCCAGAAGGTCCGGCTCCTGCACGCGTCCATCCGGCACCACCTGGAGCGTGAGGGCCGGTGGGACACCGATGCCCTCGGTACGCCGATCTGCCAGGAGGACATGATCGGCGGGCAGATGTTCTTCAGCCTGCTGGTCCTGGACAGCCTGCACCGCCTGGGCATCCACATGTCCACGGAGGGGGCCGAGTCGTACTACTACGCCTGGCGCGTGGTCGGCGCGATGCTCGGTATCGACCAGGACGCCGTGCCCGGAAACACCGTGGAGGCCCGCCGGTTCCTCGACCTGTACATGGTCCGGCACATGGGGCCGTCCGCGGAGGGCGCCCACCTCACGCGCCAGCTCATCGACCTCTACGAGGAGGTCGTGCCGGGTACCTTCTTCGACCCGATCGTGTCCTCGCTCATCCGCTACCTCGTCGGCGACACCTGCGCCAACTGGCTGGAGGTGCCCAGGACTTCGTGGGACACCGTCGTCAAGGCCATGCCCCACGTCCTCGGCGTCCTGGAGTCCGTCGAGGACAGCTCACCCCTCGGCGCCTGGGCGCTGGACCGCCTCGGTCACCTGACCACCCATCTCGAGCTGTCCTCACTGACGCGCGGACGGGTCATGCACTACGCCATTCCCGAACAGCTCCGGAAGGACTACGACGTCTCGGACGCGGTGCCGAGGAACAGCCGGTGGAGTCCCCCGCCCTCGACCGTCTCCTGA
- a CDS encoding helix-turn-helix domain-containing protein: MLRVEFTSRELAGLRVAPRVDPLWETALSLHLLQNRQAPLTFGAWRREVGAALRLAGLVSVTRALTRLCPDGSYFPDFLTPGRGDADLDAGLDRLLSTPRRRLRAELTRLHAHTSRPVPAGVRPLADGCPKALQRLGSALRAYHRVAVEPYLPAIGAQAAADRTVRAQAVLTHGAEGLLTGYDQLPGWRYSDRLLSAPYPMDRELLLHGRALTLVPAFFCVRAPLALVDEELPPVLVHPLSPAPGWFERRHGGGDAPVAQLIGASRAELLRMLDRPMTTMDIAAALRLAPSTASRHATVLREAGLLLSQRQGVRVLHHRTRLGRAVLEGSLR, from the coding sequence GTGCTGCGGGTGGAATTCACGAGCCGGGAACTGGCCGGCTTACGCGTCGCGCCTCGTGTGGACCCGCTCTGGGAGACAGCGCTGAGTCTCCACCTCCTCCAGAACCGGCAGGCGCCCCTCACGTTCGGAGCCTGGCGCCGCGAAGTCGGCGCGGCCCTGCGGCTGGCCGGTCTCGTGTCCGTGACCCGCGCACTGACGCGGCTCTGTCCGGACGGCTCGTACTTCCCCGACTTCCTGACACCCGGCCGCGGGGACGCCGATCTCGACGCGGGCCTCGACCGGTTGTTGTCCACGCCCCGGCGCAGACTGCGCGCCGAACTCACCCGGCTGCACGCCCATACAAGCCGCCCCGTCCCCGCCGGCGTACGGCCGCTCGCCGATGGGTGCCCGAAAGCGCTGCAGCGCCTCGGCTCGGCCCTGCGTGCCTATCACCGGGTGGCCGTCGAGCCCTACCTGCCCGCGATCGGCGCACAGGCGGCAGCGGACCGGACCGTACGGGCCCAAGCCGTCCTCACCCACGGCGCCGAGGGACTCCTCACCGGATACGACCAACTGCCCGGCTGGCGCTACAGCGACCGGCTGCTAAGCGCCCCGTACCCGATGGACCGCGAACTGTTGCTGCACGGGCGGGCGTTGACGCTCGTCCCGGCCTTCTTCTGCGTACGGGCCCCGCTCGCCCTCGTCGACGAGGAACTGCCTCCTGTCCTCGTCCACCCGCTCTCACCCGCTCCGGGCTGGTTCGAACGCCGACACGGCGGCGGGGACGCCCCGGTGGCCCAGCTGATCGGCGCCTCGCGGGCCGAACTCCTGCGCATGCTGGACCGTCCGATGACGACGATGGACATCGCCGCGGCACTGCGGCTGGCGCCGTCCACGGCCAGCCGGCACGCCACCGTGCTCCGCGAGGCGGGGCTACTGCTCTCACAGCGCCAGGGCGTGCGGGTGCTGCACCACAGAACCCGGCTCGGCCGCGCCGTCCTGGAGGGATCCCTGCGGTGA
- a CDS encoding NADP-dependent oxidoreductase — translation MQAITVIDREAGTAGLSLTEIPYPHAAENDVIVQVHAAGFTPGELAWPATWTDRAGRDRTPSVPGHELSGVVVELGYGTTGLSVGQRVFGMADWARDGSLAEYAAVEARNLAPLPADVDHTMAAALPISGLTAWQGLFDHGRLAAGRTVLIHGSAGGVGSVAVQLAREAGARVIGTGRSADRERAAAIGVDVFVDLETEALEDAGEVDVVLDVIGGEILDRSAALVRDGGTLVTIAHPVNVRPRSGRAVFFVVEPDRATLARLAARLRDGRLEPVVGTVRPLDEAPQAFAPGARRAHGKTIIRVARGDSRP, via the coding sequence ATGCAAGCCATCACTGTGATTGACCGCGAGGCCGGAACCGCGGGATTGTCGCTGACGGAGATCCCCTACCCACATGCCGCCGAGAACGACGTGATCGTGCAGGTGCACGCGGCCGGTTTCACACCGGGGGAGCTTGCCTGGCCGGCCACCTGGACGGATCGGGCGGGCCGCGATCGCACACCCAGCGTGCCGGGACACGAACTTTCAGGTGTCGTAGTGGAGTTGGGTTACGGGACCACCGGCCTGAGTGTCGGTCAGCGCGTGTTCGGGATGGCGGACTGGGCGCGTGACGGATCACTCGCCGAGTACGCCGCCGTGGAGGCCCGCAACCTGGCTCCTCTGCCGGCCGACGTCGACCACACGATGGCTGCGGCCCTGCCCATCTCCGGACTGACGGCATGGCAAGGACTGTTCGACCACGGTCGCCTTGCCGCGGGCCGGACGGTCCTGATCCACGGCTCGGCCGGCGGGGTCGGATCCGTCGCCGTACAGCTCGCCCGCGAGGCCGGGGCGCGCGTCATCGGGACCGGCCGGTCCGCCGACCGGGAGCGGGCCGCAGCAATCGGGGTCGACGTCTTCGTGGACCTGGAAACCGAGGCGCTGGAGGATGCCGGCGAAGTCGACGTCGTCCTCGACGTGATCGGAGGAGAGATCCTGGACCGCTCAGCCGCCCTCGTGCGGGACGGTGGCACGCTGGTCACCATCGCTCACCCCGTGAACGTCCGGCCCCGGAGCGGGCGGGCGGTGTTCTTCGTCGTCGAACCCGACCGTGCCACGCTCGCCCGCCTCGCCGCGCGGCTGAGGGACGGGCGGCTCGAGCCGGTGGTGGGCACGGTACGCCCGTTGGACGAGGCGCCGCAGGCGTTCGCCCCGGGCGCGCGGCGTGCTCACGGGAAAACGATCATCCGTGTCGCCCGCGGTGACAGCAGGCCGTAA
- a CDS encoding winged helix-turn-helix transcriptional regulator, protein MAMTCSNDAHEHHDVYAAQCPCREVLDLLANKWSALAIGAMEGGPQRFGALQRRLQGVSPKVLTSTLRRLEEKGLVTRTVYPAVPLHVEYDLTALGESVAEPLGQLRLWVENHLDDIQAATS, encoded by the coding sequence ATGGCCATGACCTGCAGCAACGACGCGCACGAGCACCATGATGTGTACGCGGCGCAATGCCCGTGCCGTGAGGTGCTCGACCTGCTGGCCAACAAGTGGTCCGCCTTGGCCATCGGGGCGATGGAGGGCGGCCCTCAACGATTCGGCGCGCTCCAGCGCCGCCTGCAGGGCGTCAGTCCCAAAGTGCTGACCAGCACGCTGCGGCGCCTGGAGGAGAAGGGACTCGTCACCCGGACCGTCTATCCGGCGGTTCCCCTTCACGTCGAGTACGACCTGACCGCGCTCGGCGAGAGTGTGGCCGAACCCCTCGGGCAGTTGCGGCTGTGGGTCGAGAACCATCTCGACGACATCCAGGCAGCGACCTCGTGA
- a CDS encoding class I SAM-dependent methyltransferase: MTHAHPHASHHGAQHSPRHDADPDGQAEILDLDAEVLAEHISAITAWLPVEREPREVVDLGCGTGTGTFALLERYPEAHVTAVDSSAEHLRRLRDKACDAGVRERVHTVQADLDAADWPDLGTPDLVWASASMHHMSEPDRTLRSVHGLLAPGGLFAVVELAGFPRFLPESAPEEQPGLEARCHDASERYHAEHVSHRGADWGPMLTAAGFAIEGERTITVNIDGSQDAAIGRYALGTLQRLRHSAVDSLSPRDRAALDRLLDVDGPHSILRRGDLVVRTERSVWAARRGK, from the coding sequence ATGACTCACGCACACCCGCATGCTTCCCACCACGGGGCGCAGCACAGCCCCCGGCACGACGCCGACCCGGACGGTCAGGCCGAGATTCTCGACCTCGACGCCGAGGTACTGGCCGAGCACATCTCCGCGATCACCGCGTGGCTCCCCGTCGAGAGGGAGCCCCGCGAAGTCGTGGATCTGGGCTGCGGGACGGGAACGGGCACCTTCGCCCTTCTCGAGCGCTATCCCGAAGCGCACGTCACCGCCGTCGACTCGTCGGCCGAGCACCTTCGGCGCCTTCGGGACAAAGCGTGTGACGCGGGCGTGCGGGAGCGTGTGCACACCGTCCAGGCCGACCTCGACGCAGCCGACTGGCCGGACCTCGGCACTCCGGACCTCGTATGGGCCTCGGCGTCGATGCACCACATGTCCGAACCCGACCGTACGCTGCGCTCGGTCCACGGCCTTCTCGCGCCCGGCGGCCTGTTCGCCGTCGTCGAACTGGCCGGCTTCCCCCGCTTCCTGCCGGAGAGTGCCCCGGAGGAGCAGCCGGGCCTGGAAGCCCGATGCCACGACGCGAGCGAGCGCTACCACGCCGAACACGTGTCTCACCGCGGAGCCGACTGGGGTCCCATGCTGACGGCCGCCGGTTTCGCGATCGAGGGCGAACGCACCATCACCGTGAACATCGACGGTTCCCAGGACGCGGCCATCGGGCGCTACGCGCTCGGCACCCTTCAGCGTCTGCGCCACAGTGCCGTGGACTCGCTCTCACCTCGTGACCGCGCGGCACTCGACCGGCTGCTCGACGTGGACGGTCCTCACAGCATCCTGCGGCGTGGCGACCTCGTAGTCCGCACGGAGCGCAGTGTCTGGGCCGCGCGCCGCGGGAAGTGA